The Cyprinus carpio isolate SPL01 chromosome B17, ASM1834038v1, whole genome shotgun sequence genome has a window encoding:
- the LOC122133872 gene encoding ergosterol biosynthetic protein 28 homolog, translating into MSRFLNLLRSWLLMVSVIAVGNTVQSFRDHSFLSQKLYTGSPDYVNGLQARTFGIWTLLSSIIRCACAIDIQNRTLYHITLWTFVLALGHFLSEAFIYKTAPLTIGVMAPLIVASFSIVGMLIGFQCKVEPQEAVGARQKKRN; encoded by the exons ATGAGTCGCTTTCTGAATCTGTTGAGGAGCTGGCTGCTCATGGTGTCAGTGATCGCAGTGGGGAACACGGTACAGAGCTTCAGGGATCACAGCTTCCTGTCCCAGAAGCTCTACACAGGAAGTCCTGATTACG tGAACGGTCTTCAGGCGAGAACCTTTGGCATATGGACGCTCCTGTCCTCCATCATCCGCTGTGCCTGTGCCATAGACATTCAGAACAGAAC GCTTTATCACATCACCCTGTGGACATTTGTTCTGGCGCTTGGCCACTTCCTGTCCGAAGCATTTATCTATAAAACCGCTCCTCTGACCATTGGAGTCATGGCACCTCTGATTGTAGCCA GTTTCTCTATCGTGGGCATGTTAATTGGCTTCCAGTGTAAGGTTGAGCCTCAGGAAGCAGTCGGAGCCCGTCAGAAGAAGAGGAACTGA